A window of Rhizoctonia solani chromosome 5, complete sequence genomic DNA:
AGCCTACGATATACAACATCTGGTATTGACATTATAGCCTCATTTCAGTACATTGCATGTACCGTTTCATTAATAATACAATTTCTCGGGCCTTATTGGAATTTATGGGCATAAATTTACTCTCTGTAGGGTCTGATCCGTAAGCTTATACCAACCTCCACATGGCCTGTGCGCTTCTTTGCACACGATCACTCGGGCTCGTAACGTCATCGCCTTAGCACGTCGACTTTCGCATCAATCGCTCACGCGTAGCCGGAGTCCCATAAAATTGCATAGTAGTATGGCTTCTCTAACTCGTCGAGCGTCCGCTCGCAACATGAAGCATGAAGAAGAATCTACGCCAGCCCTCGACACACCTTACGAAACCCGCACACGGGGTTCGGCATTTGGAAAAATCAAGACACTTGCTACCCTGGGTATTTTCGTGATATCTGGCTTCCTTGGGTATAATGCTGGAAATTTGGGCCGAATTGTGTCGACTAAATATTTTGGGGGGTCGCCTGGGACGTCTGGCCCCTTGGCATATGTAAGTGCTGTTCCTTGGCATGTCGAAACCCGCCCTTTGTTGTAACACCTCAACAGGCGGTGGCGTATCTGAAAGGGCCAAATTCAAACGTAACGGGAGTGATCCATTTCTCTCAGCCGTCGCCAACTGGACCCGTATTTATCACGGAGAGTTGAAGAACCTTGATCCCAACAGAACGGGGGTTCCATATCCAGTGTGGTTAGGTTTTAGGTTTTTAGGCGCATCTACTGATAGTTGTGGGATTTAACAGCGAGTATGGCGACGCAAGGGACGGATGCATGTCCTCGGGATCCCATTATAGTGAGTGCCTGGTGTTCCTTGTACGCTCCAGGCACGGTAACACGTGGACAAAAGACCCATTCGGCGTGCCCCACGGCGGACCCAAGACCTAAAACGGCATGTCGGGGATCTTGGGAATATTCGTAGTGATGCAGATGGAGTGGCAAGACTGGATTTTTCAGACAACATAATCAATTTGGTTGGTCCTTTGAGTATCGTCGGGTATGTTTTTTGAAGGGTGCATTGATCCCGTAAATGTGATCTGATCCGCTAAGCCCGTAGACGAACCGTACTTGTACATACAGTGAGTATTCATTGGTCAAGAAAGACTCTATAAGAACAGGGGACCAACTCTGCCCTCCAGGGAACGGATGACCTCGGCAGGG
This region includes:
- a CDS encoding copper/zinc superoxide dismutase domain-containing protein, coding for MASLTRRASARNMKHEEESTPALDTPYETRTRGSAFGKIKTLATLGIFVISGFLGYNAGNLGRIVSTKYFGGSPGTSGPLAYAVAYLKGPNSNVTGVIHFSQPSPTGPVFITES